The genomic interval TTCAATAACCCGTAATCGTTCACTCATGGAGTAGGCCTTTCCCAAGAAGCGTAACATTACAACACTTTGTGTgcttcggccttcctcatacCAGCCATCCATATCCAGTACCAGCTTCCGAAAATACGTACTTAAATAGAAGGTAAAGCTTGTATGAGAAAACCTTTATAGccgtattaataaaatatgcaatATTACTTTCATACTTAcagaaaattaataaaagtatgaaataagatacctaatcctaactaatacactcacgggcaatgaaaaagttccactcaccgCCGAAAATGCCGCCAAACAACcctaattttttcaaacatttcatttaaaaaataacaaattatcaTTGTTTTtcgttggtaatatcctgatgctctattAAATGTACTACATTGTTgtagaaggcgtcattaaggtagagccttttccgtttaggagtattttttctcagtgggaccttttcattgcccgtgagtgtattattaatgcaaaagtaactgtgtctgtctgttactctttcacgacaaaactactgaacggatttgaatgaaatttggtatagatatggtctagaccctgagaaacaACATAGGCTATCCCGGAagtcccacgggaaaactttttaaggccaagcgaagctcgcgggaactgctagtacataataatatatgtatcttTGTTGTTgcatttttgtcaaaataaacaaatgcaAATTAGTTATAAAGTTAATTGTTTCATATTATTGtgcacaaataaataattaaaaaaaaaaaaaaaaaaattgtacgaGTCGAGTACGGGTGCTCTTATGGCACAGGATAATAACTAGTACTTTTGGTGAAAGAAACAGCGTgtggaaacctgcacatctggAATGGAACATCATAGCTAGTTTTTTCTgtttaagagtaatttggtgctatttcATTATGAATGGAAATATTTCATTGCTCTTGAGTGTAGAATAGTAATAATGTAGTTACACCACGATACAGCTTGGAAAGTTAGTGTAGAaacgtttttagggttccgtagccaaaatggcaaaaacggaacccttatagtttcgtcatgtccgtctgtcacagccgatttactcggaaactataagtactacagtgatgaaatttgatgggaatatgtgttgtatgaaccgctacaaaaatatgacactaaatagtaaaaaaaagaattgggggtggggccccccatacatgtaactgagggatgaaattttttttttcgatgtacatacccgtgtggggtatcaatggaaaggtcttttaaaatgatataaagttttctaaaaaacatttttcttaaagtgaacggtttttgagatatcagctctcaaagtcgtaaaaagtatgtccccccccctctatttttataactacggggtataaaattctaaaaaaaatagaggtgatgcatgctaattaactctttcaacgatttttggtttgatcaaagtatctcttatagtttttgagataggttgatttaactgtaattttgctgctacggaaccctttgtgcgcgagcccgactcgcacttggccggtttttttaaatacgatAAGGAAAGACAACAATATGCTTATTTCCAACGTATTACAGCTTATTGGTGCAACTGGAGACATCCGTAGTACAAAACAACACGGAACAaaaactggcacggtcagccattggatgggtgaccgatttcaagtggttctttacTGGACGTTAAGCCGTTGGTCCCGCAGTtactgcttcggcagcagtcgttaagcctggtcagaggccttcgggcggcttgaaaacatcttacagtcgggttgcccacttatcGGACacctctctcagcacaagcttgcttgtgttggggtttgggtccaccaacccacactaggccagcgtggtggactaggcctaaaacccttccttcattggaaggagacccgtgccccagcagtggggacgtgattgGTCGTATTGCGATGTGATCGGATGAAAGCTTCTTGAAGCTATGACAACGTTCaatagtaattaaataatgcaATCGATTTCATTTAGGTATAGTTCACCGACAACAAACAAAGGCTACACTATTTTTTGTCTGTAGCTTATTTAGGAAAATCTATTTAAAATTCACACATTTTTAAacagaatttaaaatttacccACTATGAAGCTGGGTTCCACtgtgaaataaaatgttaccTACCAGACTGTTGGTAGCTATGTTCCGCCGAGTCCTGCGTGTCTCCCATCGCCCCACTTTCCACATCAACGTGTTCCGAGCTCTGTGTACTAacagcatcatcatcatcactatctGAACCTTCAGTTTGACCTGCAATGTTCTGGACTGGATCTTCAGCTAAATAATCATTCGATCCACTTGTTTCTGAAGCAGCATTGTCGGATATGCTTTCGCTTCTGACAAACTTGTCAGCTAAGAGGTTTTCGATTGAGAATGGCAATTTGTTTTCTATTTTATCGGGTTTTGGTGTGTCTGTTCTTGTCTCATCTAATTCCATTGTTTCGTTGCTGCTTGTTGAGTCCATGTTTATATCACCGATAGTTGAGTTGggagtttttataaaaaacaatatttttaatgttttacaCTTTAGGTATTTTACTTAAACGATTGTACAGTAGATGTTTAATTTGAAACGATAATATTTTTCACAACACGTCCGCACTACAAAGccactgaaaaacttttgaagCCCGAGATCTTCAAGACATAAAAAATTAGTGTCAACTATCTCACACGGGACAATAATTTAAACTAATGTACGCATCTCTAACGAGGCGTTTTTGTCAAATTGGACCGCTGAAACGACTGAGAGGAGAATGTTAACTGCCTCTTCTGAAAAACATATTTGCAGTTTAAACGCTCGCTATACTCAAAACGAGCTTTATCCCTCTGACTCTACAGCATGTTTTACTTTAAGTTTTATGTGTTTTCAGAAGAGAATAATTGGAATTGAGATGGAGAGTCGCAACTAATGGGCGTCGCTCGTCTTGACAATTCAGTATGCTTCATTTTACTCTTAAGAGTTCAGATTTGATCTCTAATGTTGGTAAATCAGGTTGAAATTCGTGTGTAGGCAGTTAAACGATGCAAATAGCTTTTGAAGATATAATTAGAGTTAAGCCAATCAGGAGGCGGGGGGCGTGGCGCGTCACTGAGCGGATGCGCGCGCGCTGCTTTTTGTACATCAAATTGGGATTTATTTAGGGAGACCAATGAGATATGGGCGAGTTCATTAATtgtgataattatttagtttgtTCGTGTAATTGGATGCGTCGTGAGCTCACTAGCCGGGAATAAGAAACGAGTAGGAGTCAGATTTAAGTGATTGTACTGTCGttaattactttaaaataactttttaggtacctatttagttTATATTGATTtgtagaatagaatttaatcTGCAAATATTTATCACGAGTGATGCTGTTGCTGACATATTTAGGAATTActtaacaaattaattaattttctaaCGCATTGCATTAGGTAGGGGattcataaaaattatcaataggtaggtacgcaGGTAGCATAACATTGATACCAAGGAAAGTACCTATACTTGCCTAGTTAGAATTCCAGTTTTCgatattaattattgtaaCCTACCCAATTTAAACTTCCAAGTTGCTGCATAGGCATGATGGAAAAAATATGCAATGGTCCCAGATTCTATTTCTGTCGGTGTCAATTACAAATATCATACATAACTAAAGCAACAGAAACGAATGTTTAACATCAAAACAGCAATAAATTAAAGAAACCTCGTGTTGCCCTTTCAAATAACCGACATATTTTGTCATAATTAAGCCAGTTTTAGTGGCGCTTAATTTTTTCTGgagtcataaaaaatattcctaACCGATCACGTGCATTTCAATACCTGGTTCTAGTGAAATTATTGtaactatacttacctaaataggtataaataatgacattctacataattattgataCCCTTGAGACATACTTGGGTAGGTcgttaagtatacttaccaaAATGATAATGTAGCAACAGTATTAGACTTATTTTAGGTAAACGTAGTATTAGAACTATtataggtatacattttaCTGTTGAAATTACCTAAGTACTCCAAAGTAACTATAACCCCAAGTTCCGAATATCAACCAGGAAACGCTTGCacggacgaccgaatggcgtagtggttagtgaccctgactactgagccgaaggtcccgggttcgattcccggctggggcagatatttgtttaaacacagatatttgttctcgggtcttgggtgttgatatttatatttagtatctatctatctatgtatttgtgtagatatatcagctgtccgacacccataacacaggttctacctagcttggggttggatggccgtgtgtgagatgtccccacatattattattattattatactgatTAGTGATCAGTTAAAACAGGCGCATTGAAAAAAGGTTATTATTTGACGGCTACCCCGCGGGATCATCGTTTCCGCATATTTTACTCTGGCATGCGACCTTTCAACTTTTGGCGCCAAAATTGTTACGGCATGCGTGGAATTACCATAAAGGTtaggaaaaaagtttttaatcgGTTCGGTcatgttatgtttttttgttcgcGGCATAGCGCTGCTATGGAATTGTGGGTTTGTCAGTCCGCCTGTAATCTAGAAGCGGGAGCGTATGAAATGAAGGACTGAtaatcaatttactttgttaTATTGTGGACCGaaacaaattacaaatatttacaaaattggCAATTTTACAATTGAGAAGAAAAATCTTAGCGGGAAAAACAAGAGGCCGGCGAGTGTCTATGGCTATGTTCAAGGAGCCAGTTCCCGAGCGCCCGCCGGAAGTTCGAGCGCCCGCCGGAAGTTCGTGTTTCTTCCTGCGACGACTTCGTGTGATTCACCAATATTAGTACCGCGGAGCGGAATCACAGTGTAGCGGGTTGTGCCACTACATATACTCCCCCGCCGAGACCGTGACTACGGTCGATGGTGTGTAGCCGCGACGGGAATCGTACTACTCGTCCACTCCTGGTCCTCTTCTCTGGCATCGTTGCtgtggctggcttgagtgccGGCTTGGTTGGCTGGATTGCAGGCTTGGTTGGCTGGATTGCAGGCTTCGTTGGTTGGAGTGGAGGCTTCTTTGGTTGGAGTGGAAACTTCGTTGATTGGAGTGGAGGCTTCGTTGGTTGGAGTGGAGGTTGCGTTGGTTGGAGTGGAGGTTGCGTCGGTTGGAGTGGAGGTTTGCTCTGATGGAGTGTGGTCTGAGACGTCTTGACATCTTCTTTCATGATGTATGCTGGCTTCAGACGGTCTATGGTGACGGTGAGCTCTCTTCCCTTCACGTCGAGCGTGTATTGTTTGGGACTCCTCTTCAGTACTCGGTATGGTCCCTGGTATGCAGCTTCAAGTGGTCGTCGCTCTGGACCCTGACGCAGGAACACATGGGATGCTGTGTTGAGATCCTTCGGGATGTAGAAGGGTCTTTTGTTGGAGTGCCAGGCTGTAGGTTGAGGTGCGAGCTTGTTCATATGTCTGCGGAGTCTGCATGCGAAGTCCGGGACGTCACAGGGCGCGTCGTCTGATGTGGAGAAGAACTGGCCAGGTAGTCGGAGTGGTTCCCCGTAGACCAGCTCGGCTGCTGAAGACTGGATGTCCTCCTTCCATGCGCTGCGGATGCCGAGGAGAACGAGAGGAAGAACTTCTGTCCAGCTTGGGTTGTCGTGGCAGACGATTGCAGCTTTCATCTGGCGGTGTAGCCTCTCGACGAGGCCGTTGGCTGCAGGATGGTATGCTGTGGTGGTGAGATGGGTAGCGCCCACCAAGGCTGCGATTTCCTTGAAGAGCCGGGACTCGAACTGGCGCCCTCTGTCGGTGGTGATGCGCTCAGGAACACCAAAGCGCGCGATCCACCCAGAGACGAAGGCATCTGCGCAGGTGTCTGCAGTGATGTTAGCGAGGGGGTACGCCTCAGGCCAACGAGTAAAGCGGTCGACTATCGTGAGGCAGTACCTGTAACCATTCGAAAGAGTTAAGGGGCCAACAATATCCATGTGGATATGCTGGAATCGTGCAGAAGGCAGTTTGAATGGAGACAGAGGTGCTGAAGTATGTCTTTGAATTTTGCTACGCTGGCATTGCTGACATTCTTTGGTCCACTGTCGGCAGTCTTTTCTTATGCCTGGCCATACGAATCGTTGTGTGACCAGCTTGACAGTTGCTTTGACACCAGGATGACTGAGGTTGTGGAGGGTGTCAAATGCGATGCGCCGGAAAGATGGTGTGAGGTACGGCCGCTGGTGATGATCATCCGTTGAAGTGTCGCAGTAGACAGGTAGATCTGCGTGTGGAGTTGTAACTTTGACTAGTTTTAGGGACGAACCTTTCTGCAGCAGGTCTTGTAGCTCAGCGTCGCCTTCTTGGCTTTGAGCCAAGGACTGGTAATCTATGGAAGTTGATGATAGTTCCTCTATACGAGAGAGTGAGTCGGCTACCACGTTTTCTTTACCAGCTATGTATTTGATGTCCGTGCTGAACTGGCCGATGAAATCCAGGTATCTGAATTGGCGTGGCGAGCACTTGTCACGGCGTGTGCTGAACGCAAATGTGAGCGGTTTGTGATCTGTATATATTGTGAAGGTTCTGGCTTCTACCCTGTACCTGAAGTATCGGATAGCCTCGTAGATTGCCAGCAGTTCGCGGTCATACGGGCTGTACTTCTTCTGTGCCGGGCTCAGCTTTCGTGAGAAGAAAGCGAGTGGTTGCCACCCGCTCTCGTTGCGTTGTTGGAGGACCGCTCCTATCGCCACGTCGGAGGCGTCGGTCTGTATGGCCAGCTCGGCTTTCATGTCCGGGTGAGCTAGAAGTGCAGCTTGGGATAGGCTCACCTTGCATTCGTCAAATGCCGTTTGCAGCTCAGGTGTCATGGTGATGGGCTGTGATCCTTTTGTGTTGGGCCCTGCTAGGAGTGAATTGAGTGGACCCTGTATGGCTGCTGCTTCTTTGATGAAACGTCGATAAAAGTTCATCATACCCAAGAATCGACGAAGCTCCTTGATGTTCCTGGGTGATGGGTAATCCTTTATTGCTTGGACCTTGAGATCAAGTGGTCTGATGCCGGCCGCAGATACAGTGTATCCTAAGAATTTCACTTCTGATTGGCCGAAGACGCATTTTGATGTGTTGATCAACATCCCATACTCCTTCAACTTCTGGAAGAGTAGGTGGAGATGCTGCTTGTGCTCTTCTTCTGTAGCTGAAGAGACCAGAATATCGTCGATATATCCGTAGCAGAAGTCTAGGTCTCGTAGGACTTCATCGATGAATCGTTGGAATGTTTGAGCTGCGTTTCGAAGTCCGAAGGTCATGTATGGAAACTCAAACATCCCGAACGGTGTGGTGATCGCTGTTTTGGGTATGTCGTCTTCAAAGACTGGTATTTGGTTGTACGCCTTGACCAAGTCTACCGTGCTGAAGATTGTCTTGCCTGACAGCTGATACGCGAAGTCATGAATGTGACGTACCGGATATCGGTCTGGTATGGTGCGAGCGTTTAGCGATCTGTAATCTCCGCATGGACGCCAACCATCATCTTTCTTGCGGACAAGGTGGAGAGGTGAAGACCATGGGCTGTCTGAGGTTCGAGCTGTACCGCTAGCGAGCATGTCGTCAAACTCCTTCTTGGCTATTCGTAATCGCTCTGGGTCTAAGCGTCTTGGGCGGCTGGATACTGGTGGGCCGGGTGTTATTCTTATGTGGTGTACTGTATTGTGCTTGGGAAAATCAGGTTTACCGGCTGGACGGGTAACTTCAGGATACTCTCTCAGGATATGGTGGTACGGTGTGCTGTCTATGAATGTGCGGACTGATGCGATACTTTCTGTACCTGATTGACGTGGGACTGCCACTGTAAGTGATGTGAGTCCATCGATGAGACATTGCTTGCGGCAGTCGACGAGTAGGTTGTAGAAACCTAAAAAGTCGACTCCTATTATTGGCTTCGAGACGTCCGCGATTGTGAAGCGCCACTGGAAGGCGCGCCGTAGGCCAAGGTCTAGGCTGATATTAATGTATCCATATGTGGGTATTACTGTACCGTTAGCGGCGAATAGCTCGTACTTGGCTTTCTTGCGATGAGGCACCCGAACAGCTGACCGAGGGAAAACGCACAAGTCTGAACCCGTGTCTATAAGATAGCGTATCTTGGACTTCCGGTCGGTTATGAACAGGCGGCCTGTAGTGATAGGGCAGATGCTTGCCACCTCTAGTGGCTGCCCGTCTCGTTTCCCGAGTTATAAGTGCACGGGTCTGAGCATTTCTTTGCCTTTGCCCCAAATTGGAAATGGTACCAGCAGTATGAGTGTCCTTCAGGGTACTCTCTGGATCGTGATTGCTGACGGTGTCGGGGTTGTGAGTTTGATCTGGATCGGTTACGCCTGTTGAAGTTTCTTTGGAAAGGACGATTCTGGGACTGTACCTTTACTAGCGCTTCCACTTGACGAGACAGTTCTTCGATTCTCGCTTCCCACGGAGCAACGCTGGCGGCTGGAACGCTGACTGAAGTACTAGCGACGACGTGTGAGGGTTGCACCACGTCACATATCTGGTCTGCGAGTTCCGCCACCTCATCCAGGTCTACTCTACGCTGTGATGCTACGATAGGCTGCACGTGTGGGGGCAAGCGACTAGACCATACGGTTCTGATAAAATCATCCGGCATGTTGGGGCCTGCTACGTGCCGGAGATGACGCAAGAATTCAGTCGGCTTTCTATCGCCGAGCTCTTCGTGTTGCATTAACTGAAGCGTCTTTTTCTCCCGTGATGCTGATATGCGCCTTATTAATTCTAATTTAAACTTATCGTACCTGCCTGTGGGTGGCGGCTTGGCAATCACATCCTTGACGATCCGGGCGTACTCCTGTTCCAGTTGACACGACACGAAGTGGAATTTAGTTGAATCTTGAGTAATTCCAGACAATATGAACTGACTCTCAACTTGTGCAAACCATACCTCAGGATCATCGGGCCAAAATGGAGGAATGCGTACACTCACACGACAAACTTCACTTGAACCAGCGAGCACGTTACTTGCGTTTGCGTTTGTCATGGAATTTTCACTTGGACCACTGCCGAGTCCGCCGCCATTGCCGCTTGGAGATCCGAGTATTTCGCCGTCGTTTTGCGTGGCCATTTTCATTTGCGGAGCGGAATCACAGTGTAGCGGGTTGTGCCACTACAGAATCAATGGAATGGAAAAATCTGAATTCCACATACCTCCTACAACCAATTAAGTTTGCATCTAAAGTGCCATTAGGTACATTTACTATGATTTTTGTGCTATAAGCATTGTCGGTAGGTAGGTTTAAAAAagcaaaattattattctccAAAATCCATCAATCACCAATGCCAAATGCGGTATGTCAGGTattgttttacaaaaaaaaaaaactgtccaTATCTGTGGTCCAACTATTGTCATAGTTGtcattctttatttaaaattcaacGGTCTATCAAATCAAAGTTCCAGctgtttttcaatattttctatttacaataataacattaaaattcaCTAGTCAGTTAGTTATGAAGACAAACTCTTCAGTGTCGATTCTTCCGAAGAAATGTCGATCCAGGACGAAGGGCTCCAGGTGCTACGCTCTGCCCCGGAAACAGGAGGAGAGAATCAAGACTGGGCTTaggtatttcattatttagaTCACTTAGGCCCTGTCCGCACAGCGAATATTTCGCCGCGCTAAATTAATTCGCGCgaattatatgtaggtacctattccgCGCCCGAGGTTCGCCTGTTCACACCGCGAATAAAATTTCGCGCTTTTGTCACTTCTATGCAGATCCCGGCTGAGACAAATCCGCATTTGCGGAAACTCCTATAGTATTCAATGTGTTACAGAATTGCCAAAAAATATTCGCGCGGCGAAATATTCGTGGATAGGGCCTTACTTACCTGAATACTCAGCCACCTTCTTACAGGGTATCTagaaaagaatagaatagaatagaatagaataatatttatttcagacataaGTCCATAgttgtgttagtaacaatttgGCTTATTATCTAGGTTAGTTACATTATCGAAAAGAATAATCGTTGGCTAGTTCGTTACAAAGAAAAGAATAGAAATCGTTAGCTTGTCGATGCTGTCCTACAGATAAATAATATCTAGTTAGCGGTGAAATATACATCAGTCGGATAAGCGCcagcttctcacgccagagatgcggttTTGAATCCCAGCGCTGAAATGTAGATAccaatgagtttttttttttttttttaatttaagaagAATGTGttccatcgctcttacggcgaaggaaaacatcgtaaggaaacctgcatattattatctagatttagcatatCTAGAAGTTGTCCTATGTACCTAAGAGaccgcgatgcaaaacttttatcacgtcttGCGCGtatcttgcgccccgtgctagacCTTCAGGATATAACACCCCACTATAACCACCATTTCCTACCCAGATACAACAACCCAGCAGCGATGGTGGTGTGGGCGATCACCCGCATCCCCGCCTCTGAGAAGGGGGTCACCGGCCGTCGGCTGATAAACTTTATGAAGCGTCACTACGAGGCCACTAACGACCCCGGCGGCACTGGAAAAAGTTTAGGAGCGTTGCTGCGCTATGCAGTGACCTTCGGCCTCCTTGCTAAACGCGggaataaatactttttggCGGTTAAATATACGTAAAAAgtgtttttgtgttttttgtacttttttgagttttgttatttatttattgttattatacctatttaaaatcaTTGTGGTTGTAGTTATTATGGAGAAATACATCTTCAAAACACACATTGTGTCTTTTTGGTTTCATAACTTATGCATAACCTCCTATTATATTTCACCAAAGTAGTTCGGAATCAATGACGAATGAATTAtttcttcgtcattgttcggaaTACATTTCTCTCTTTCTACTCTTTTTATATCGCCCTTCTTAAAAGGAGAAGGGGGTGACGGGCCGTGGACTGATAAACTTCATGAAGCGTCACTACGAGGCCACTAACGACCCCGGATGCCGGCGGCACATGGCGGCACCGGGAAGAGCTTAGGGGCGTTGTTGCGCTATGCGGTGACCTTCGGCCTCCTTGCTAAACGCGGGAACAAATACTTTTTGGCGGTTAAATACCTATacgtaaaaagtttttttttaatatatatttttttatcgttggtattctgtTGGCTCTTCTATAATGAGCAAGTGTTGGCTCAAAAGGACACGTATCCAGGGCTGTTAAAcctaatattacaaaaaaaatctataatCAGTCTGTGGCAAGGACTTTGGTCTGTGgttgtacttatttattgaGAAATAAATCTCTAAATAGCTAcgcttttttgttttcaactGATTATTCGTAAAACTCAGAAACACAAGTAGGTTATTCAGTCAGTACCTATTACCTCCTGTCCGGTCTCTCTCTTGGGTACtgtgtgttttttgtttatttatttttgattgttATCGTGCGCACTGTTGCGTAAGGATCTTCTGAAGAGAtgg from Plutella xylostella chromosome 2, ilPluXylo3.1, whole genome shotgun sequence carries:
- the LOC105385091 gene encoding uncharacterized protein LOC105385091, which encodes MKTNSSVSILPKKCRSRTKGSRCYALPRKQEERIKTGLRYNNPAAMVVWAITRIPASEKGVTGRRLINFMKRHYEATNDPGGTGKSLGALLRYAVTFGLLAKRGNKYFLAVKYT